The following proteins are encoded in a genomic region of Magnolia sinica isolate HGM2019 chromosome 1, MsV1, whole genome shotgun sequence:
- the LOC131251403 gene encoding fructose-bisphosphate aldolase 1, cytoplasmic-like, which produces MHLFLLLYLPSRCPHHFRSSYLQQKRKKKTLFSLIKMSAFCGKYHDELIANAAYIGTPGKGILAADESTGTIGKRLASINVENVESNRRTLRELLFCTPGALQYLSGVILFEETLYQKTASGKPFVDVLKEGGVLPGIKVDKGTVELAGTNGETTTQGLDGLAQRCQQYYAAGARFAKWRAVLKIGPNEPSQLAINENANGLARYAIICQENGLVPIVEPEILVDGSHDIERCADVTERVLAACYKALNDHHVLLEGTLLKPNMVTPGSDAKKVAPEVVAGYTVQALQRTMPAAVPAVVFLSGGQSEEEATLNLNAMNKLKGKKPWSLSFSFGRALQQSTLKTWAGKEENVQKAQAAFLSRCKANSEATLGTYKGDAAKGEGVSENLHVKDYKY; this is translated from the exons ATGCATCTCTTTCTCCTTTTATACCTACCCTCTCGTTGCCCTCATCATTTCCGTTCTTCCTACCTCCAAcagaaacgaaaaaaaaaaactctcttttCCCTCATCAAGATGTCCGCTTTCTGtggaaaataccatg ATGAACTCATTGCCAATGCTGCCTATATTGGCACTCCTGGGAAGGGAATTCTTGCAGCCGATGAATCCACTGGCACAATCGGCAAGCGCCTTGCGAGCATCAATGTCGAGAACGTTGAGTCCAACCGCCGGACCCTCCGTGAGCTTCTTTTCTGTACCCCTGGCGCTCTCCAATACCTCAGCGGCGTGATTCTCTTTGAGGAGACCCTCTATCAGAAGACTGCCTCTGGCAAGCCCTTTGTCGATGTACTCAAGGAAGGCGGTGTCCTGCCTGGCATCAAGGTTGACAAGGGCACTGTTGAGCTTGCGGGCACCAACGGAGAGACTACCACACAAGGCCTCGATGGCCTTGCCCAGCGCTGCCAGCAGTACTATGCAGCAGGTGCCAGGTTTGCCAAGTGGCGGGCTGTGCTCAAGATTGGCCCCAACGAGCCATCCCAGTTGGCCATCAATGAGAATGCCAATGGGTTGGCCCGGTATGCCATCATATGCCAAGAGAATGGCCTGGTTCCAATTGTCGAGCCGGAGATCCTGGTTGATGGGTCCCATGACATTGAACGCTGTGCCGATGTGACAGAGCGGGTGTTGGCAGCGTGCTACAAGGCACTGAACGACCACCATGTGCTGCTGGAGGGGACGCTGCTGAAGCCAAACATGGTGACACCTGGCTCGGATGCGAAGAAGGTGGCACCAGAGGTTGTAGCAGGGTACACAGTGCAGGCACTGCAGAGGACGATGCCAGCGGCTGTCCCGGCAGTTGTCTTCCTGTCAGGAGGGCAGAGTGAGGAGGAGGCGACCTTGAACCTGAATGCGATGAACAAGCTAAAGGGGAAGAAGCCGTGGTCACTCTCATTCTCATTCGGGAGGGCCCTGCAGCAGAGTACCCTGAAGACGTGGGCAGGGAAGGAGGAGAATGTGCAGAAGGCTCAGGCGGCCTTCCTGTCGAGGTGCAAGGCGAACTCAGAGGCAACACTGGGTACATACAAGGGTGATGCTGCGAAGGGTGAGGGGGTATCTGAGAACCTCCATGTCAAGGACTACAAGTACTGA